From the Danaus plexippus chromosome 5, MEX_DaPlex, whole genome shotgun sequence genome, one window contains:
- the LOC116768892 gene encoding ER membrane protein complex subunit 1 isoform X1 yields MGVLSSNFKHNFLGLLKFLNSMKWFIIFFSLINLSVCIYEDQIGKFDWRQTYVGRIKFAQFDTVSTAKKIIVATEENVLAALHLKTGEVVWRHVFENASPGNIHLLHVGEKITTVTGDNPYLVRGWDSATGVLMWEWTLMLQDDSRADFSEWWVQNGMLVHMLPVFNSHLEVTMYNVMSGSNRGATSKLPAIWNNEGCVLTAPYYTCVSGEFGSQILVSMDVTANAIQMISKPLSNIIEGAVGNLRALDGNSVIPGFIVDDKKIVLIKENDFNVLNVKVEDTLASASIADGARGPLVLQIWTNYAKGYQLIAHTLSGQLIPEIHSPDSFLDIPEPELLAVTCARDQLACRLLINGADDAVHLVQQGGVTLWSREESLANIKSVEFVDLPVSDADAALESEFDQKEAAKVYSSVWWSFVRRLQSQYQQLSAAVERLRSGEVLDRGSASLHRDYFNLHRIMVLVTEAGKIFGMDNLSGSLVWRLYLPTLSGARTILLRRAARHPHTAMITIVGTHTDTGNGYIVTLDPITGRMVPEHTVTLDVGIMQCMTLQETGDDQLRALIVLDEDEAVQVYPPSAASLVHNVHMYVADQDTGRVRGYAIRYNGREAVAERTWSMSLGGSGPARIVAMSSRSRLERVRSPGRALADRSVLYKYSNPNMLLFVVEKPDPTHKEVVTAVVVDAVSGAVVGASSHRRARALPLAVHADNCFAYLYRSDKHRRVEIATMELYEGKDRWSPAGEPFSSSASWRTPVVERQAYILPALPSAAAFTITERSLTDRHVLLGLSSGGVVEVPWSLVEARRGAAGEESVLPYLPELPLTADRVLSYNLTLHRLAALHTAPAGLESTSLMLATGLDLFYTRVAPSRTFDLLKDDFDYYLITIVLAALVLATYGTKYLASRKTLKMAWK; encoded by the exons ATGGGGGTGCTGTCAAGTaactttaaacataattttttgggtttattaaagtttttaaacagcATGAAAtggtttattatattctttagtTTAATCAATCTCTCAGTTTGTATATATGAAGACCAAATCGGCAAATTTGACTG GCGTCAGACATACGTTGGTCGTATAAAATTTGCACAGTTTGATACAGTTTCTAcggcaaaaaaaattatagttgcTACCGAAGAAAATGTACTAGCAGCTCTTCATTTAAAGACTg GTGAAGTTGTCTGGCGGCATGTATTTGAAAATGCTTCACCTGGTAATATACATCTGCTGCATGTGGGAGAGAAGATCACCACAGTGACCGGAGATAATCCATACTTAGTCAGAGGATGGGACTCTGCTACAG gtGTACTGATGTGGGAGTGGACTCTCATGCTGCAAGATGACAGTAGAGCCGATTTCTCCGAGTGGTGGGTGCAAAACGGAATGCTTGTGCACATGCTGCCTGTCTTTAATTCTCATCTTGAAGTCACTATGTACAATGTGATGTCGGGAAGCAACAGAGGTGCTACATCTAAGTTACCAGCTATCTGGAATAATGAAGG TTGTGTCCTCACTGCCCCCTATTACACTTGTGTGTCGGGTGAATTTGGAAGTCAAATCTTGGTGTCAATGGATGTCACAGCAAATGCCATACAAATGATAAGCAAACCGCTATCGAACATCATTGAAGGTGCTGTCGGTAACTTGCGTGCATTAGACGGTAACAGTGTCATCCCTGGCTTCATAGTGGATGACAAGAAGATAGTGCTGATTAAGGAAAATGATTTTAACGTTTTGAACGTCAAGGTTGAAGATACCTTAGCGAGTGCAAGTATCGCCGATGGTGCTAGAGGTCCTCTCGTGCTGCAGATATGGACGAATTATGCTAAA GGCTACCAACTCATAGCACACACACTGTCTGGTCAATTAATACCAGAAATACACAGCCCTGATTCATTCCTCGATATACCCGAACCGGAGTTGTTAGCGGTGACATGTGCCCGCGACCAGCTCGCCTGTCGCTTGCTCATCAACGGTGCTGATGATGCTGTACATTTGGTACAGCAAGGAG GTGTAACGTTATGGTCTCGTGAGGAGTCCCTGGCTAATATAAAAAGCGTGGAGTTTGTGGACCTTCCAGTGTCAGATGCTGACGCTGCTCTGGAATCAGAGTTTGATCAGAAAGAAG cCGCCAAGGTGTATA GTTCCGTGTGGTGGTCGTTCGTCCGTCGCCTCCAGTCGCAGTACCAGCAGCTGTCGGCTGCGGTGGAGCGTCTGCGGAGCGGGGAGGTGCTGGACCGGGGCTCCGCCTCCCTCCACCGGGACTACTTCAACCTGCACAGGATCATGGTCCTTGTCACGGAAGCTGGGAAG ATCTTCGGTATGGACAACCTGTCGGGGTCGCTGGTGTGGCGCCTGTACTTACCGACCCTCTCCGGCGCCCGGACCATATTGCTGAGGAGAGCGGCGCGGCACCCTCACACAGCCATGATCACCATCGTCGGCACACACAcg GACACAGGCAACGGTTACATAGTGACCCTTGACCCCATCACCGGGAGGATGGTCCCCGAGCACACCGTCACGCTGGACGTGGGGATAATGCAATGTATGACGTTACAGGAGACGGGAGACGATCAGCTGAGAGCTCTCATTGTACTGGACGAGGACGAAGCCGTTCAG GTGTACCCGCCGTCCGCCGCGTCTCTCGTCCACAATGTGCACATGTATGTAGCGGACCAGGACACGGGCAGGGTCAGGGGGTACGCCATCAGATATAACGGAAGG GAGGCGGTGGCCGAGCGGACCTGGTCGATGTCCCTGGGCGGGTCGGGTCCGGCTCGTATCGTGGCCATGTCGTCCCGGTCCCGCCTGGAGCGCGTGAGGTCCCCGGGGCGCGCGCTCGCCGACCGCAGCGTCCTCTACAAGTACTCCAACCCAAACATGCTGCTGTTTGTTGTCGAGAAACCCGATCCGACTCATAAAG AGGTCGTGACGGCGGTGGTGGTGGACGCGGTGTCGGGCGCGGTGGTGGGCGCCTCCTCCCACCGCCGAGCGCGCGCTCTGCCGCTGGCGGTCCACGCCGACAACTGCTTCGCCTACCTCTACAGGAGCGACAAGCACCGGAGAGTCGAGATAG CCACGATGGAGCTGTACGAGGGTAAGGACCGCTGGTCTCCGGCCGGCGAGCCGTTCAGCTCGTCCGCCAGTTGGCGCACGCCGGTGGTGGAGCGTCAGGCGTACATCCTGCCCGCACTGCCCTCCGCCGCCGCCTTCACCATCACCGAGAGATCGCTCACCGACAGACACGTGCTCT TGGGCCTGTCGTCGGGCGGCGTGGTGGAGGTGCCGTGGTCGTTGGTGGAGGCGCGGCGCGGCGCGGCGGGCGAGGAGTCCGTGCTGCCCTACCTGCCCGAGCTGCCCCTGACGGCGGACCGCGTGCTCTCCTACAACCTCACCCTGCACCGCCTGGCCGCGCTGCACACCGCGCCCGCGGGCCTCGAGTCTACCAGTCTGATGCTGGCCACCGGACTGG ATCTGTTCTACACGCGAGTGGCGCCCTCTAGGACATTCGACCTGCTGAAGGACGACTTCGACTACTACCTCATAACGATAGTGCTGGCGGCGCTCGTGCTGGCCACGTACGGCACCAAGTACCTCGCCTCCAGGAAGACGCTCAAGATGGCGTGGAAGTGA
- the LOC116768892 gene encoding ER membrane protein complex subunit 1 isoform X2 has translation MGVLSSNFKHNFLGLLKFLNSMKWFIIFFSLINLSVCIYEDQIGKFDWRQTYVGRIKFAQFDTVSTAKKIIVATEENVLAALHLKTGEVVWRHVFENASPGNIHLLHVGEKITTVTGDNPYLVRGWDSATGVLMWEWTLMLQDDSRADFSEWWVQNGMLVHMLPVFNSHLEVTMYNVMSGSNRGATSKLPAIWNNEGCVLTAPYYTCVSGEFGSQILVSMDVTANAIQMISKPLSNIIEGAVGNLRALDGNSVIPGFIVDDKKIVLIKENDFNVLNVKVEDTLASASIADGARGPLVLQIWTNYAKGYQLIAHTLSGQLIPEIHSPDSFLDIPEPELLAVTCARDQLACRLLINGADDAVHLVQQGGVTLWSREESLANIKSVEFVDLPVSDADAALESEFDQKEGSVWWSFVRRLQSQYQQLSAAVERLRSGEVLDRGSASLHRDYFNLHRIMVLVTEAGKIFGMDNLSGSLVWRLYLPTLSGARTILLRRAARHPHTAMITIVGTHTDTGNGYIVTLDPITGRMVPEHTVTLDVGIMQCMTLQETGDDQLRALIVLDEDEAVQVYPPSAASLVHNVHMYVADQDTGRVRGYAIRYNGREAVAERTWSMSLGGSGPARIVAMSSRSRLERVRSPGRALADRSVLYKYSNPNMLLFVVEKPDPTHKEVVTAVVVDAVSGAVVGASSHRRARALPLAVHADNCFAYLYRSDKHRRVEIATMELYEGKDRWSPAGEPFSSSASWRTPVVERQAYILPALPSAAAFTITERSLTDRHVLLGLSSGGVVEVPWSLVEARRGAAGEESVLPYLPELPLTADRVLSYNLTLHRLAALHTAPAGLESTSLMLATGLDLFYTRVAPSRTFDLLKDDFDYYLITIVLAALVLATYGTKYLASRKTLKMAWK, from the exons ATGGGGGTGCTGTCAAGTaactttaaacataattttttgggtttattaaagtttttaaacagcATGAAAtggtttattatattctttagtTTAATCAATCTCTCAGTTTGTATATATGAAGACCAAATCGGCAAATTTGACTG GCGTCAGACATACGTTGGTCGTATAAAATTTGCACAGTTTGATACAGTTTCTAcggcaaaaaaaattatagttgcTACCGAAGAAAATGTACTAGCAGCTCTTCATTTAAAGACTg GTGAAGTTGTCTGGCGGCATGTATTTGAAAATGCTTCACCTGGTAATATACATCTGCTGCATGTGGGAGAGAAGATCACCACAGTGACCGGAGATAATCCATACTTAGTCAGAGGATGGGACTCTGCTACAG gtGTACTGATGTGGGAGTGGACTCTCATGCTGCAAGATGACAGTAGAGCCGATTTCTCCGAGTGGTGGGTGCAAAACGGAATGCTTGTGCACATGCTGCCTGTCTTTAATTCTCATCTTGAAGTCACTATGTACAATGTGATGTCGGGAAGCAACAGAGGTGCTACATCTAAGTTACCAGCTATCTGGAATAATGAAGG TTGTGTCCTCACTGCCCCCTATTACACTTGTGTGTCGGGTGAATTTGGAAGTCAAATCTTGGTGTCAATGGATGTCACAGCAAATGCCATACAAATGATAAGCAAACCGCTATCGAACATCATTGAAGGTGCTGTCGGTAACTTGCGTGCATTAGACGGTAACAGTGTCATCCCTGGCTTCATAGTGGATGACAAGAAGATAGTGCTGATTAAGGAAAATGATTTTAACGTTTTGAACGTCAAGGTTGAAGATACCTTAGCGAGTGCAAGTATCGCCGATGGTGCTAGAGGTCCTCTCGTGCTGCAGATATGGACGAATTATGCTAAA GGCTACCAACTCATAGCACACACACTGTCTGGTCAATTAATACCAGAAATACACAGCCCTGATTCATTCCTCGATATACCCGAACCGGAGTTGTTAGCGGTGACATGTGCCCGCGACCAGCTCGCCTGTCGCTTGCTCATCAACGGTGCTGATGATGCTGTACATTTGGTACAGCAAGGAG GTGTAACGTTATGGTCTCGTGAGGAGTCCCTGGCTAATATAAAAAGCGTGGAGTTTGTGGACCTTCCAGTGTCAGATGCTGACGCTGCTCTGGAATCAGAGTTTGATCAGAAAGAAG GTTCCGTGTGGTGGTCGTTCGTCCGTCGCCTCCAGTCGCAGTACCAGCAGCTGTCGGCTGCGGTGGAGCGTCTGCGGAGCGGGGAGGTGCTGGACCGGGGCTCCGCCTCCCTCCACCGGGACTACTTCAACCTGCACAGGATCATGGTCCTTGTCACGGAAGCTGGGAAG ATCTTCGGTATGGACAACCTGTCGGGGTCGCTGGTGTGGCGCCTGTACTTACCGACCCTCTCCGGCGCCCGGACCATATTGCTGAGGAGAGCGGCGCGGCACCCTCACACAGCCATGATCACCATCGTCGGCACACACAcg GACACAGGCAACGGTTACATAGTGACCCTTGACCCCATCACCGGGAGGATGGTCCCCGAGCACACCGTCACGCTGGACGTGGGGATAATGCAATGTATGACGTTACAGGAGACGGGAGACGATCAGCTGAGAGCTCTCATTGTACTGGACGAGGACGAAGCCGTTCAG GTGTACCCGCCGTCCGCCGCGTCTCTCGTCCACAATGTGCACATGTATGTAGCGGACCAGGACACGGGCAGGGTCAGGGGGTACGCCATCAGATATAACGGAAGG GAGGCGGTGGCCGAGCGGACCTGGTCGATGTCCCTGGGCGGGTCGGGTCCGGCTCGTATCGTGGCCATGTCGTCCCGGTCCCGCCTGGAGCGCGTGAGGTCCCCGGGGCGCGCGCTCGCCGACCGCAGCGTCCTCTACAAGTACTCCAACCCAAACATGCTGCTGTTTGTTGTCGAGAAACCCGATCCGACTCATAAAG AGGTCGTGACGGCGGTGGTGGTGGACGCGGTGTCGGGCGCGGTGGTGGGCGCCTCCTCCCACCGCCGAGCGCGCGCTCTGCCGCTGGCGGTCCACGCCGACAACTGCTTCGCCTACCTCTACAGGAGCGACAAGCACCGGAGAGTCGAGATAG CCACGATGGAGCTGTACGAGGGTAAGGACCGCTGGTCTCCGGCCGGCGAGCCGTTCAGCTCGTCCGCCAGTTGGCGCACGCCGGTGGTGGAGCGTCAGGCGTACATCCTGCCCGCACTGCCCTCCGCCGCCGCCTTCACCATCACCGAGAGATCGCTCACCGACAGACACGTGCTCT TGGGCCTGTCGTCGGGCGGCGTGGTGGAGGTGCCGTGGTCGTTGGTGGAGGCGCGGCGCGGCGCGGCGGGCGAGGAGTCCGTGCTGCCCTACCTGCCCGAGCTGCCCCTGACGGCGGACCGCGTGCTCTCCTACAACCTCACCCTGCACCGCCTGGCCGCGCTGCACACCGCGCCCGCGGGCCTCGAGTCTACCAGTCTGATGCTGGCCACCGGACTGG ATCTGTTCTACACGCGAGTGGCGCCCTCTAGGACATTCGACCTGCTGAAGGACGACTTCGACTACTACCTCATAACGATAGTGCTGGCGGCGCTCGTGCTGGCCACGTACGGCACCAAGTACCTCGCCTCCAGGAAGACGCTCAAGATGGCGTGGAAGTGA